The following proteins are co-located in the Chaetodon trifascialis isolate fChaTrf1 chromosome 14, fChaTrf1.hap1, whole genome shotgun sequence genome:
- the cdan1 gene encoding codanin-1: MAALLESLVLKKADINRVLDWLKNVEEGDSLALSEPRVTVHKQEFVPFLLNFLREQSSKALTHGPATPAKTPSRPKPAAQTQGFADRRGCRSAGGGAGSRSASRVQLFSPASSVSPGTEWDASGQSGSQSLSGVTAFSSPSFTPAWSPASRPSGSERRTGQRISLGDYMVSPPDLQPSPNIQSQKSRRRSVGSMLMGGQGRQGGGRGGHHSDEVGRWESGRRSGRGGGGGGGYSRISEQVSPPPAGQLNFSNLDDFPPVGSSPVSPAASKPSRRINPTPVSAERPQSKPKTCFTSTPFSKPSTPPLAAEALEGSVTVGSPLSLQEERELLKREKTKRAQQVGSPLASALDPCTPTKSGLWTGSKVTPDLQTPCPEPSKVTFSLELDLLAELYCTCISENLVPNIFLELFFVMQLLTSQSPHTHDDGEQESLCAANSDVLERCYLRQVHNCVYFAVKVLENQFQLVAHLDKCTLRLLAENERVASFSPDLRDRLTQAQDRSTAKLSPSVSTFIHSVPFQPATDNRSNFSSDKAFHTFKKQRDIFYEVLREWEDFHKEPGWNFDPALGSRIRGMMSQLTSAGNHSHFARLFLKQLVQMCKGPRVNSSPGDTPDADLLGMLGADSLGRLKRLEERLIQPHGVVGPCPPPSFPGHQEFFRDFLQTASCCQLNQHLQDSLCQQLLQLDEVSILSPPASTGEGVEEGDGDMEQQDEKQRFTSVLLLARLLAKFLGFISFLPYQTSERPSREIQEAAIALRSKSVPVLDVCTVLSNSVKRRRTILTVPWLVEFLSMLDCIGPLLLCYRTALGTLLLLYRRMLLGRCGEMCYLNKLLMVSVLGWLFQIPVIPEDIFFTNEFTEVAKLEDSSKTAAGLDCIPLVDQQLLYTCCPFLGEFRKLLAAFVSGSAAKSGGIIRKITPTSAELRDTPAAHRSQQKLQVDLEQAFFHNQPPSLRRTVEFVAERVGSNAVKHMKATLVSELVERGEKMLRDGLESANSNPSKLNDSICAQLCVTGLEALAKATRFCSEKSPEAIRILLPDETSPAVLSTSENITKRLATEKACSWLSANITALIRREWKSRYDRVMKAVGSPVAPDSGDLEGAVVELVSQEQATTPKRKQGSERAVSCPPQCSHSASLPSDVLIEMKELLSVAVGPRADEELPTGSQIKTLLRRVGDTLACRKFSTVMSEQMLLNSTVLLACKLVSAELPLLSLSGCGGGDGAVVGPGSGSEPPVRALLEQLAELWEGDRCSSTPLHLLFTPFTVTAVLKASDTEWNNYLFLVRRLVDGGILSEEEVISHWKKLTNLALPAKLIENFQLQSQSIKPPSPLAELQSHMDMLQVSQQTVEGAT; encoded by the exons ATGGCGGCTCTTTTGGAATCTCTTGTATTGAAGAAAGCGGATATTAATAGGGTCTTGGACTGGTTAAAGAATGTTGAG GAGGGTGACAGTCTGGCACTCAGTGAACCGCGGGTGACAGTCCACAAACAAGAATTCGTCCCATTTCTTTTAAACTTcctgagagagcagagcagtaAAGCACTAACTCATGGCCCTGCCACGCCGGCCAAGACGCCCAGCCGCCCCAAACCTGCTGCACAGACGCAGGGCTTCGCTGATAGGAGGGGTTGCAGGTCTGCCGGCGGTGGAGCTGGTTCTCGGAGTGCCAGCCGGGTCCAGCTGTTTTCTCCTGCGTCCTCTGTGTCACCTGGAACTGAGTGGGATGCATCTGGTCAGTCAGGGTCCCAAAGCCTGAGTGGGGTCACGGCCTTCAGCAGTCCCTCCTTTACCCCAGCATGGAGCCCTGCCTCCAGGCCTTCAGGCTCAGAGCGCCGAACTGGCCAGAGGATCAGTCTGGGGGACTACATGGTGTCTCCTCCCGACCTCCAGCCCAGCCCCAACATACAGTCACAGAAGAGCCGCAGGAGAAGCGTTGGCAGCATGCTGATGGGGGGACAAGGAAGACAGGGGGGAGGGCGTGGAGGACATCACAGTGATGAGGTTGGACGGTGGGAGAGTGGGAGGAGGTCAGgtagaggaggaggcggaggaggagggtaCAGTAGGATAAGCGAGCAGGTTTCACCTCCACCCGCGGGGCAGCTCAACTTCAGCAACTTGGATGACTTCCCTCCTGTTGGGTCATCACCCGTTTCGCCTGC ggcATCCAAACCGTCTAGAAGAATAAACCCAACACCAGTCAGTGCAGAGCGGCCACAGTCCAAACCAAAGACCTGCTTCACCTCCACCCCGTTCAGTAAACCTTCTACTCCCCCATTAGCTGCAGAGGCGCTCGAGGGGTCAGTGACAGTGGGCAGTCCTCTgagcctgcaggaggagagggagctaCTAAAGAGGGAAAA GACAAAGCGTGCGCAGCAGGTTGGCTCTCCTCTGGCGTCTGCTCTGGACCCGTGCACACCCACAAAGTCAGGGCTTTGGACGGGATCTAAAGTTACACCAGATCTGCAGACACCCTGTCCTGAACCATCCAAAGTCACCTTCTCCTTGGAACTGGATCTCCTGGCAGAGCTGTACTGTACCTGCATTTCTG AAAATCTTGTGCCGAACATTTTCCTggagcttttctttgtcatgcaGTTGTTAACATCTCAGTCTCCTCACACTCATGATGATGGTGAACAGGAAAGTCTGTGTGCAGCGAATTCAG ATGTTCTGGAGAGATGTTACCTGAGACAAGTGCAcaactgtgtgtattttgcagTGAAGGTTCTGGAGAATCAGTTTCA GTTGGTAGCGCATTTGGACAAGTGTACCTTGCGTCTGCTGGCAGAGAATGAAAGGGTGGCTTCTTTCTCTCCGGATCTCAGGGACCGTCTGACTCAGGCTCAGGACAGAAGCACAGCCAAG CTCTCTCCTTCAGTTTCCACTTTCATCCACTCAGTCCCGTTCCAGCCGGCCACTGACAACCGGTCCAACTTCAGTAGCGACAAGGCCTTCCACACCTTTAAGAAGCAGAG AGACATTTTTTACGAGGTGTTACGAGAATGGGAGGACTTTCACAAGGAACCGGGGTGGAACTTTGACCCTGCTCTCGGGAGTCGGATTAG AGGGATGATGAGTCAGCTGACCTCTGCAGGAAACCATTCCCATTTTGCTCGTCTGTTCCTCAAGCAGCTTGTTCAG atgtgcaaaggCCCCCGTGTTAACAGCTCTCCTGGGGATACTCCCGATGCTGACCTGCTAGGCATGCTGGGAGCCGACAGCCTGGGGCGCCTGAAGCGTCTCGAGGAGCGTCTCATTCAGCCCCATGGAGTCGTCGGCCCCtgccctcctccatccttccccGGTCACCAGGAGTTCTTCAGGGACTTCCTGCAGACAGCTAGCTG CTGCCAGCTGAACCAGCACCTGCAGGACAGCCTGtgtcagcagctcctccagctggatGAGGTGTCCATCCTGAGCCCCCCTGCTTCCACAGGGGAGGGcgtggaggagggagacgggGACATGGAGCAGCAG GATGAGAAGCAGCGCTTCACGTCAGTGCTGCTCCTCGCTCGTCTGTTGGCTAAGTTTCTGGgattcatttcctttctgccttaCCAAACATCTGAGAGACCATCCAGGGAGATACAGGAAGCTGCCATAGCCCTGCGCAGCAAG AGTGTTCCAGTCCTGGATGTGTGCACAGTGCTGAGTAACAGCGTGAAAAGGAGGCGCACCATCCTGACTGTGCCCTGGCTGGTGGAGTTCCTCTCCATGCTGGACTGCATCggtcctctgctgctctgctataGAACTGCTTTGGGCACGCTGCTTCTCCTGTACAG GAGAATGCTGCTGGGCAGGTGTGGAGAAATGTGTTACCTGAACAAGCTGCTGATGGTGTCTGTGTTGGGTTGGCTTTTCCAG ATCCCAGTGATTCCTGAGGACATTTTCTTCACCAATGAGTTCACTGAGGTGGCCAAGCTGGAGGACAGCAGCAAGACTGCTGCAGGGCTC GACTGCATTCCTCTGGTGGATCAGCAGCTTCTCTATACATGCTGTCCATTTCTTG GTGAGTTCCGTAAGCTGCTGGCTGCCTTTGTGTCTGGAAGCGCGGCCAAGAGTGGAGGAATCATCCGCAAGATCACTCCCACTTCTGCTGAGCTGAGGGATACGCCGGCTGCACACAGGTCGCAGCAGAAACTGCAG GTGGACCTGGAGCAGGCCTTCTTTCACAACCAGCCTCCGTCGCTGCGTCGCACCGTGGAGTTTGTCGCTGAGAGAGTCGGATCCAACGCCGTCAAGCATATGAA GGCCACGTTGGTGAGTGAGTTGGTGGAGCGAGGCGAGAAGATGCTGAGGGATGGACTGGAGTCGGCAAACTCAAACCCTTCAAAACTGAATGACTCCATCTGCGCTCAGCTGTGTGTCACCGGATTGGAGGCCCTGGCCAAAGCCACCAG ATTCTGCTCTGAGAAGAGTCCCGAGGCCATACGAATCCTGCTCCCCGATGAGACCTCCCCCGCT gtccTGAGCACATCTGAAAACATCACCAAACGCCTcgcaacagaaaaagcctgcagCTGGCTCTCTGCCAACATCACAG CCCTGATAAGACGCGAGTGGAAGAGCAGGTACGACCGCGTGATGAAGGCTGTGGGAAGCCCGGTGGCTCCAGACTCGGGGGATTTGGAGGGGGCCGTCGTTGAGCTGGTCTCCCAGGAGCAGGCGACCACTCCCAAGAGGAAACAAGGAAGTGAGAGAGCCGTGTCCTGCCCTCCACAGTGCAGCCACAGCGCTTCACTGCCCTCCGACGTCCTCATTGAGATGAAG GAGTTGCTGAGCGTTGCCGTCGGCCCCAGGGCTGACGAGGAGCTGCCGACTGGCTCTCAGATCAAAACGCTGCTGCGGAGAGTGGGAGACACTCTGGCCTGCAGAAAG TTCTCAACTGTGATGTCAGAGCAGATGCTTCTGAACTCTACTGTCCTACTGGCCTGCAAACTGG tgtctgcagaGCTGCCCCTGCTGTCGCTATCAGGGTGTGGTGGAGGTGATGGGGCTGTTGTGGGTCCTGGTTCTGGGTCAGAGCCTCCTGTCAGAGCGCTGCTGGAGCAGCTTGCTGAGCTGTGGGAAGGAGaccgctgctcctccacaccCCTCCACCTGCTCTTCACCCCGTTCACCGTCACAGCTGTGCTGAAGGCCAGCGACACCGAG TGGAACAACTACCTGTTTCTAGTTAGACGCCTGGTTGACGGAGGGATCCTGAGCGAGGAGGAGGTCATATCTCATTGGAAGAAGCTCACAAACTTGGCCTTGCCGGCG AAGCTGATAGAAaattttcagctgcagtcacagagcATTAAACCCCCCTCGCCTCTGGCTGAGCTGCAAAGCCACATGGACATGCTGCAGGTCTCTCAGCAGACAGTAGAGGGAGCTACGTGA